In Streptomyces sp. SN-593, a single genomic region encodes these proteins:
- a CDS encoding DDE-type integrase/transposase/recombinase translates to MRRRYRAQGLWGLVDQRSRRPSSRTGRADERVVTAVLEALRRQRGRSKGTLTGLRTVTGQILDDAHGPGAVALPPASTFNRLVHALADPMELPGRPARTATTPARPFTATVALRPGEMVQVDTTRLDVMVVAADGRPMRPELTIAVDVATRSILAAVLCEEGTKAVDAALLLAEMAVPHPLRPTWPAALAIAHANLPYQRLLALDQRLEHAAARPVVVPETIVVDRGAVFISHAFLAACETLGTSVQPAPPRTPTAKGSVERTFGAINTLLLQHIAGYTGSNPTRRGPRTDAEARFTLPQLQDLLDEWITVCWHNHPHEALRHPVLPKTALTPNEMWGALLGITGYVPLTLTRADWLELLPVRWNAVTDRGIRIDHRTYDHPCLNAHRGQPSPTASRRGRWEIHTHPHDLRQIWIRLPDGHLHEIPWIHRDHVHQPFNDRVWRHIQTALARRADRDRHEADLADALDRLLRQARPATSAVPPQTPSQRLPATDTAAPATKPDTTGGHASARPAEQDGGDSLQAAAQAGHRGQDSEPHDEGAPHAGAFVLYDAQSEADQW, encoded by the coding sequence ATGCGGCGCCGCTACCGCGCGCAGGGCCTGTGGGGGCTGGTCGACCAGCGCAGCCGGCGGCCCTCCAGCCGCACCGGCCGCGCGGACGAGCGGGTGGTGACCGCCGTGCTGGAAGCCCTGCGGCGCCAGCGCGGCCGCTCGAAGGGGACCCTGACCGGGCTGCGGACCGTGACCGGGCAGATCCTGGATGACGCGCACGGCCCCGGCGCGGTTGCCCTGCCGCCGGCCTCGACGTTCAACCGGCTGGTCCACGCCCTGGCCGACCCGATGGAGCTGCCGGGCCGTCCCGCCCGCACCGCCACCACCCCCGCCCGCCCGTTCACCGCGACGGTGGCCCTGCGGCCGGGTGAGATGGTCCAGGTCGACACCACCCGCCTGGACGTGATGGTCGTCGCCGCCGACGGCCGCCCGATGCGGCCCGAGCTGACCATCGCCGTCGACGTCGCGACCCGCTCGATCCTGGCCGCGGTGCTGTGCGAGGAAGGCACCAAAGCCGTCGACGCCGCCCTGCTCCTGGCCGAGATGGCCGTCCCCCACCCGCTGCGGCCCACCTGGCCGGCCGCGCTGGCCATCGCCCACGCCAACCTGCCCTACCAGCGGCTGCTCGCACTGGACCAGCGCCTGGAGCACGCCGCGGCCCGCCCCGTCGTCGTCCCGGAGACGATCGTGGTGGACCGCGGCGCAGTGTTCATCTCCCACGCCTTCCTGGCCGCCTGCGAAACCCTGGGCACCAGCGTCCAGCCCGCCCCGCCCCGCACCCCGACCGCCAAGGGCTCCGTCGAGCGGACCTTCGGCGCGATCAACACCCTGCTCCTGCAGCACATCGCCGGCTACACCGGCTCCAACCCCACCCGCCGCGGCCCCCGCACGGACGCAGAAGCCCGCTTCACCCTGCCCCAGCTACAGGACCTCCTCGACGAATGGATCACCGTGTGCTGGCACAACCACCCGCACGAAGCCCTGCGCCACCCCGTCCTGCCCAAGACCGCGCTCACCCCCAACGAGATGTGGGGCGCCCTGCTCGGCATCACCGGGTACGTGCCGCTGACCCTGACCCGCGCCGACTGGCTCGAACTGCTGCCGGTGCGCTGGAACGCCGTCACCGACCGCGGCATCCGCATCGACCACCGCACCTACGACCACCCGTGCCTGAACGCCCACCGCGGCCAGCCCTCCCCCACCGCCTCCCGGCGCGGCCGGTGGGAGATCCACACCCACCCCCACGACCTGCGGCAGATCTGGATCCGCCTGCCCGACGGCCACCTCCACGAGATCCCGTGGATCCACCGCGACCACGTCCACCAGCCCTTCAACGACCGCGTCTGGCGCCACATCCAGACCGCGCTCGCCCGGCGCGCCGACCGCGACCGCCACGAGGCCGACCTCGCCGACGCCCTCGACCGACTCCTGCGCCAAGCCCGACCCGCCACCTCAGCAGTGCCCCCTCAGACACCCTCGCAGCGCCTGCCCGCGACGGATACCGCCGCCCCCGCGACCAAACCCGACACGACCGGCGGCCACGCATCGGCGCGGCCGGCCGAGCAGGACGGCGGCGACAGCCTTCAAGCCGCCGCCCAGGCCGGCCACCGCGGCCAGGACAGCGAACCCCACGACGAAGGCGCCCCGCACGCCGGGGCGTTCGTGCTGTACGACGCGCAATCGGAGGCCGACCAGTGGTGA
- a CDS encoding TniB family NTP-binding protein yields the protein MQRDTEPGAVTTWNGFARFAAAPAPAPPAPGDPPRSLEQRLAYHSAFVTVRTPAIDTLATSVRTLMILGRHQSVTARPSVILTGPATTGKTTALLQVGRTCHLAHTRRAAPGDDTVPVAYVLVPPAATAKSLGAEFARYLGIPVTTRMTTAQITTAVCHTYTAAGVKLVLLDEIHRLNPRTTSGAEAADWLKDITERVGATFVYAGIDVTGTALFSGVRGAQLAGRASLIDCGVLPARHAGSEPFRDLIAAMENALDLHAHRPGSLPRLAPYLHERTAGRIGSLARLIRQAAIEALLNGTEKITRTSLDSIAADHLAEEHYRPRTPTRRRTNTGHPPGRGPRPA from the coding sequence GTGCAGCGCGATACCGAGCCGGGTGCGGTCACCACCTGGAACGGCTTCGCCCGCTTCGCCGCCGCCCCCGCACCCGCTCCCCCGGCGCCCGGTGACCCACCGCGCAGCCTGGAGCAGCGCCTCGCCTACCACTCCGCGTTCGTCACCGTGCGGACCCCGGCCATCGACACCCTGGCCACCAGCGTGCGGACCCTGATGATCCTGGGCCGCCACCAGAGCGTCACCGCGCGGCCCTCGGTGATCCTAACCGGACCGGCCACCACCGGCAAAACCACCGCACTGCTGCAGGTCGGACGCACCTGCCACCTCGCCCACACCCGCCGCGCCGCCCCCGGCGACGACACGGTGCCGGTCGCCTACGTCCTGGTGCCGCCCGCCGCCACCGCCAAATCCCTGGGCGCAGAGTTCGCCCGTTACCTCGGCATCCCCGTCACCACCCGCATGACCACCGCCCAGATCACCACCGCGGTCTGCCACACCTACACCGCCGCCGGCGTGAAACTCGTCCTGCTCGACGAGATCCACCGCCTCAACCCCCGCACCACCAGCGGCGCCGAAGCCGCCGACTGGCTCAAGGACATCACCGAACGCGTCGGGGCGACGTTCGTCTACGCCGGGATCGACGTCACCGGCACCGCCCTGTTCAGCGGGGTCCGCGGCGCGCAGCTCGCCGGACGCGCCTCCCTGATCGACTGCGGGGTCCTGCCCGCCCGCCACGCGGGCAGCGAACCTTTCCGCGACCTGATCGCCGCCATGGAAAACGCCCTCGATCTGCACGCGCACCGGCCCGGCAGCCTGCCCCGCCTGGCTCCCTATCTTCACGAGCGCACCGCAGGCCGCATCGGCAGCCTCGCCCGCCTCATCCGCCAGGCCGCCATCGAAGCCCTCCTGAACGGCACCGAGAAGATCACCCGGACCAGCCTGGACTCCATCGCGGCGGACCACCTCGCCGAAGAGCACTACCGCCCCCGCACCCCCACCCGCCGCCGCACCAACACCGGCCACCCGCCCGGCCGCGGTCCACGTCCCGCGTGA
- a CDS encoding TniQ family protein → MRPLPGEATASYTTRLAAAYRLPLPHLLDGLGIHLNPGPGSTNGAAPTAELHLNLPAAARLAAHARTPQPHLLRALPRLAPGPHERPAPTSHTPAGPPAAHWQPLEPAHRPVRACTACVLHRSRGTSTAWIHPPDHTPALCTRHQQAADDPRHTAPLDIAALPELTRAHHQHRRAARHPAFTTALTWAATITTRWYDHHQHLTDRWHTRLTRLTTTNPHTQHGPASPTLTCRTLITYPETLTLAATLTRIPPHGLTPNAQARFLHHLADQLEINHLTPATHDPLWTRIHTR, encoded by the coding sequence GTGCGCCCGCTGCCCGGCGAGGCCACCGCCTCTTACACCACCCGCCTCGCAGCCGCTTACCGGCTGCCCCTGCCCCACCTGCTCGACGGCCTCGGCATCCACCTCAATCCCGGACCGGGCAGCACCAACGGCGCCGCTCCCACCGCCGAACTCCACCTCAACCTCCCAGCCGCAGCCCGCCTCGCCGCACACGCCCGCACCCCCCAACCGCACCTGCTGCGCGCCCTACCCCGACTCGCCCCGGGCCCACACGAACGCCCCGCCCCCACCAGCCACACCCCGGCGGGCCCGCCCGCCGCACACTGGCAGCCCCTGGAACCAGCGCACCGCCCCGTGCGCGCCTGCACTGCCTGCGTACTCCACCGCAGCCGCGGCACCAGCACCGCCTGGATCCACCCGCCCGACCACACCCCAGCCCTGTGCACCCGCCACCAGCAGGCCGCCGACGACCCCCGGCACACCGCACCGCTCGACATCGCCGCCCTACCAGAACTCACCCGCGCCCACCACCAGCACCGCCGCGCGGCCCGCCACCCCGCCTTCACCACCGCACTGACCTGGGCCGCCACCATCACCACCCGCTGGTACGACCACCACCAACACCTCACCGACCGATGGCACACCCGCCTGACCCGGCTCACCACCACCAACCCCCACACCCAACACGGCCCGGCATCCCCCACCCTGACCTGCCGAACCCTGATCACCTACCCCGAAACCCTCACCCTCGCCGCCACCCTCACCCGCATCCCCCCACACGGCCTCACCCCCAACGCCCAGGCCCGCTTCCTCCACCACCTCGCCGA